One region of Oryza sativa Japonica Group chromosome 5, ASM3414082v1 genomic DNA includes:
- the LOC4339617 gene encoding fasciclin-like arabinogalactan protein 13 — translation MASSRLLLLAALLATAAVLAASQKPKAATPTKATPASPGPAAAAADGPAPTNVTAVLEKSGKYTTFLRLLHESRVDTQINSQLMDSYNGLTMFAPTDAAFAALKPGTLNSLSSQDQIQLMLYCVLPRFYSLAMLTTLGGPVNTQASGADGPYKYKIKPSNNNVNISTGVNWALLSTVVSKDFPLAVYSVDKVPLPYELFGPKPPTPAPAPAPAPSKSKTKKHKKSAGIAEPPVADDASADDTTKKAAAPATAVSRWVVAAAGVLAGAILAAL, via the coding sequence atGGCGtcctcccgcctcctcctcctcgccgcgctgctcgccacggcggcggtgctggcggCGTCGCAGAAGCCGAAGGCCGCCACGCCGACGAAGGCCACGCCGGCGTCGCCcggccccgcggcggcggcggccgacggcccCGCGCCGACGAACGTGACGGCAGTGCTGGAGAAGTCCGGCAAGTACACCAccttcctccggctcctccacgAGAGCCGGGTGGACACCCAGATCAACAGCCAGCTGATGGACAGCTACAACGGGCTGACCATGTTCGCGCCCACGGACGCCGCGTTCGCGGCGCTCAAGCCGGGCACGCTCAACTCGCTGTCGTCGCAGGACCAGATCCAGCTGATGCTCTACTGCGTGCTCCCGCGGTTCTACAGCCTCGCCATGCTCACCACCCTCGGCGGCCCCGTGAACACGCAGGCGTCCGGCGCCGACGGCCCGTACAAGTACAAGATCAAGCCGTCGAACAACAACGTCAACATCTCCACCGGCGTCAACTGGGCGCTGCTCTCCACCGTCGTCAGCAAGGACTTCCCCCTCGCCGTCTACTCCGTCGACAAGGTGCCGCTCCCCTACGAGCTGTTCGGCCCCAAGCCGCCCacgcccgcgccggcgccggcgcccgcgccgTCCAAGTCCAAGACCAAGAAGCACAAGAAGTCCGCCGGGATCGCCGAGCcgcccgtcgccgacgacgcctCCGCCGACGACACCACCAAGaaggccgccgcgcccgccaccgccgtctccaggtgggtcgtcgccgccgccggtgtctTGGCCGGCGCCATTCTCGCCGCCCTCTAA